The Pirellulimonas nuda genome includes a region encoding these proteins:
- a CDS encoding gamma-glutamylcyclotransferase family protein, with translation MPTPADQSFLYFAYGSNLLTRRLLERTPSAKKVATGLLRGYERRWHEASLDGSGKCDVHFVGDAASHVRGVVYQIELAEKPVLDAAETLGVGYDEKLAPIETTTGTLSAWLYYALKIDADAVPYDWYHALVVSGAEEHAFPPSYLQALRAVRTKPDEDKARSARYFGLANAV, from the coding sequence ATGCCAACCCCAGCAGACCAATCCTTCTTGTACTTCGCGTACGGATCGAACCTACTGACCCGGCGGCTCCTCGAGCGAACGCCCTCGGCGAAGAAGGTTGCTACCGGCCTTCTGCGTGGCTACGAACGGCGCTGGCACGAGGCGTCGCTCGACGGCTCGGGGAAGTGCGACGTCCATTTCGTGGGAGACGCCGCTTCACACGTACGCGGTGTGGTTTATCAGATCGAGCTCGCCGAGAAACCGGTGCTCGATGCGGCAGAAACCCTGGGGGTTGGGTACGACGAGAAGCTTGCTCCCATCGAGACCACCACGGGCACGCTGAGCGCCTGGCTGTACTATGCACTCAAGATCGATGCCGATGCCGTTCCATACGATTGGTATCACGCGTTGGTGGTATCCGGAGCAGAGGAGCACGCCTTCCCCCCCAGCTACCTCCAGGCCCTGAGAGCTGTGCGAACCAAACCCGACGAAGACAAGGCGCGATCGGCACGCTATTTCGGTCTCGCGAATGCTGTCTGA
- a CDS encoding alpha/beta hydrolase family protein, which yields MRTLPLLLVAIAAAALTRPALSQEAQKPEKNAPAYLQTGAQRKLDFVYKQVLGRELCLDLYYPPGDRDAPCPLVIYTHGGGWAAGSRHGVSKRLFEPLFSRLIEKGFCVATVDYRLWNKGRKTSMRDCVIDCKDAARRLAQQGRSLGVDPQRFFVMGDSAGGQIAQMLTLTSPEVLPGDPELADVSYRVVAGVSWYGPCDFENQDLFNHDDRPDFKDRFGARILRPDSDPGEKTSLYREMSPINYLTKDSPPLLMVQGDQDTTIPVKHALAMQQRAEALGAPVEVVIVKNAGHNWRRVGADIDPPFEAIVDRSARFIEDHR from the coding sequence ATGCGCACCCTACCCCTACTGCTGGTCGCCATCGCGGCGGCGGCCCTCACACGGCCGGCCCTTTCGCAAGAGGCCCAGAAGCCCGAAAAGAACGCGCCCGCCTACCTTCAGACGGGCGCCCAGCGCAAGCTCGACTTCGTCTACAAGCAGGTGCTCGGCAGGGAGCTGTGCCTGGACCTCTACTACCCGCCGGGGGATCGGGACGCCCCGTGCCCGCTGGTCATCTACACGCACGGGGGAGGGTGGGCCGCCGGCAGCCGGCACGGCGTCTCCAAGAGGCTGTTCGAGCCGCTCTTCAGCCGGCTGATCGAGAAGGGCTTCTGCGTGGCGACGGTCGACTACCGACTTTGGAACAAGGGCCGCAAGACCTCGATGCGCGACTGCGTGATCGACTGCAAAGACGCCGCGCGGCGGCTCGCCCAGCAGGGCCGGTCGCTGGGGGTAGACCCGCAGCGCTTCTTCGTGATGGGGGATTCAGCCGGGGGCCAGATCGCGCAGATGTTGACGCTCACGTCGCCCGAGGTGTTGCCGGGCGACCCCGAGCTTGCCGACGTTTCCTACCGGGTTGTGGCCGGCGTTTCCTGGTACGGCCCGTGCGACTTCGAGAACCAGGACCTGTTCAACCACGACGATCGGCCGGACTTTAAAGACCGCTTCGGCGCCCGCATCTTGAGGCCCGACTCGGACCCGGGCGAGAAGACCTCGCTGTACCGCGAGATGAGCCCCATCAACTACCTGACCAAAGACAGCCCGCCGCTGCTGATGGTCCAGGGCGACCAAGACACCACCATCCCGGTCAAGCACGCGCTCGCCATGCAGCAGCGGGCCGAAGCGCTCGGGGCGCCGGTAGAGGTGGTGATCGTCAAGAACGCCGGCCACAACTGGCGAAGGGTGGGCGCCGACATCGACCCCCCGTTCGAGGCGATTGTCGACCGAAGCGCGCGGTTCATCGAGGATCACCGGTAG
- a CDS encoding YihY/virulence factor BrkB family protein, translating to MHAYLLRVLRSFAEVWTRLHVPSAAAAVAFYTLLSLAPILVFATAIATHFLSDQQWRTLIEQRLTESVNPELGKLAASVLESGWYEQFAQGTLVTTSVSGVLLVISASAMFVQLRQSLSEIFASSHQSDRSAIRTWLVGRSVSAAFAMAGGVLLLASLAGTVALHAASNMLSEKLGVPASVWNWLGYLLVAAIIAALFGLLPTKRPPLGCLLVGVIVSTIGFGLGRWAFGAYIQHSLIATAYGPASSLVIFLLWVYYSTTIILTGAVLSEALARQAPPSGEG from the coding sequence ATGCATGCCTACCTGCTCCGAGTCCTACGCAGCTTCGCCGAGGTCTGGACTCGCCTGCACGTCCCTTCGGCGGCCGCGGCCGTGGCGTTCTACACGCTGCTTTCGCTGGCCCCCATCTTGGTGTTCGCCACCGCCATCGCGACGCACTTCCTCAGCGACCAGCAGTGGCGGACGCTGATCGAGCAGCGGCTCACCGAGTCGGTGAATCCCGAGCTAGGAAAACTCGCCGCGTCGGTGCTGGAGAGCGGGTGGTACGAGCAGTTCGCCCAGGGGACCCTCGTCACCACCAGCGTCTCCGGCGTGCTGCTGGTGATTAGCGCGTCGGCCATGTTCGTGCAGCTCCGCCAGAGCCTGAGCGAGATCTTTGCGTCGTCGCACCAGTCCGACCGCTCCGCTATCCGCACCTGGCTGGTGGGCCGCTCGGTGTCGGCCGCGTTCGCCATGGCGGGCGGGGTGCTGCTGCTGGCCTCGCTGGCGGGGACGGTGGCGCTGCACGCCGCCAGCAACATGCTCTCAGAGAAGCTCGGCGTGCCCGCGTCGGTGTGGAACTGGCTGGGGTACCTGCTGGTCGCGGCCATCATCGCCGCGCTGTTCGGCCTGCTCCCCACCAAGCGGCCCCCGCTGGGCTGCTTGCTGGTGGGGGTGATCGTCTCCACCATCGGCTTCGGCCTGGGACGCTGGGCGTTCGGCGCCTACATCCAGCACAGCCTGATCGCCACCGCCTACGGCCCGGCCAGCTCGCTGGTGATTTTCTTGTTGTGGGTTTATTACTCGACTACGATCATCCTGACCGGCGCGGTGCTGAGTGAAGCGCTGGCGCGGCAGGCGCCTCCCTCGGGTGAAGGCTGA
- the xdhC gene encoding xanthine dehydrogenase accessory protein XdhC yields the protein MSQPTFIDRYAELAASGSPFVAVTVVDVIGSTPQNAGSRMIVTRAGLDQGTVGGGKIEARAIEEARAMLHSGERTRFFDWSLKADIGMTCGGRVRVYMESCNVATWRIVIFGAGHVTQALAPVLVALPCTVTCVDPRQEWLDRLPLSVRTICTDNPPTEVARLPEDASILCLTKGHASDLPVLLEIFQSGRSFPLVGVIGSAAKRAVLRKELLQAGVAEERIDFQCPVGLPIGSNHPGEIAVSIAAQLLQTRDVLDAEPRNSRERPEEEPPMDADARG from the coding sequence ATGTCACAGCCAACTTTCATCGACCGCTACGCCGAGCTAGCCGCCAGCGGTTCGCCGTTTGTCGCGGTGACGGTTGTCGACGTAATCGGTTCAACCCCGCAGAACGCCGGCAGCCGGATGATCGTCACCCGCGCGGGGCTCGATCAGGGCACCGTCGGCGGCGGCAAGATCGAAGCCCGCGCGATCGAGGAAGCGCGTGCCATGCTCCACTCGGGCGAGCGCACTCGGTTCTTTGATTGGAGCCTCAAGGCCGACATCGGCATGACCTGCGGCGGCCGGGTGCGGGTCTACATGGAGAGCTGCAACGTGGCGACCTGGCGGATAGTGATCTTCGGCGCCGGGCACGTCACGCAGGCGCTTGCGCCCGTGCTTGTCGCCTTGCCGTGCACGGTGACCTGCGTCGACCCGCGACAAGAATGGCTCGACCGGTTGCCGTTGAGCGTCCGCACTATCTGCACCGACAATCCGCCGACCGAAGTCGCCCGGCTGCCGGAGGACGCTTCTATTCTCTGCCTGACCAAGGGGCACGCCTCGGACCTGCCGGTGCTGCTAGAAATTTTTCAGTCCGGCCGAAGCTTCCCGCTGGTCGGCGTCATCGGCAGCGCGGCCAAGCGTGCGGTGCTGCGCAAGGAACTGCTGCAAGCGGGCGTTGCGGAAGAGCGGATCGATTTTCAATGCCCGGTCGGGCTCCCCATCGGCAGCAACCACCCTGGCGAGATCGCTGTGAGCATCGCGGCGCAGTTGCTGCAAACGCGGGACGTGCTAGACGCTGAACCAAGGAATTCACGGGAACGACCAGAGGAGGAACCGCCGATGGACGCCGATGCACGCGGATAG
- a CDS encoding alpha-L-fucosidase — translation MNLASKRLVACCVAAAMFGSAAVFGPAGMFGPAESQAAQRPRKERAAAPNRDNSFAVRFPEGLRQTPDSVARQEQWFRDAKFGAFIHFGVYSTLEGEYQGRGSGFRYSEWIQISAKIPAEEYHQVAARFNPAEFDADQWAKTFKDCGIRYVVITSKHHDGFALFKSLVSDYNIVDYTPFKRDIIKELSEACHRQGLKFGVYYSHAQDWDEPDAPFLNNRAKRTDIHPDLPDDFRPDIDRYITRKSLPQVEELVKNYELDLIWFDTPVEMNLERVKRFSEVVRKHRPDCLINSRIIHSGRGTIEAQYLPYYDYVSIGDKEVPTRKLPLYVESPDSVSSSFGYKTKGECYYHSEKEMIDRFVHTVCAGGNALINNGPMGNGRLDPEAVRLYGAIGDWLKVNGESIYATRRNPLPERPAWGDASVNKDGKTLYLHVLEWPESGALGVSGLPGVVTSASFLAGGDAAPFSQQGDALTLSLPAAPLDPYDTVIKLSLDTPAGSGSARSPAAQGERAP, via the coding sequence ATGAACTTGGCGTCGAAGAGGTTAGTGGCGTGCTGTGTGGCGGCGGCGATGTTCGGCTCGGCTGCCGTGTTCGGGCCGGCTGGGATGTTCGGGCCGGCTGAGTCGCAGGCCGCCCAGAGGCCGCGGAAAGAGCGGGCCGCCGCGCCGAACCGAGACAACAGCTTCGCGGTCCGCTTCCCGGAGGGCCTGCGGCAGACGCCGGATTCGGTAGCGCGGCAGGAGCAGTGGTTCCGCGACGCCAAGTTTGGCGCGTTCATCCACTTCGGCGTCTATTCAACGCTGGAAGGGGAGTACCAGGGCCGCGGCTCCGGCTTCCGCTACTCGGAGTGGATCCAGATCTCCGCCAAGATCCCGGCCGAGGAGTACCATCAGGTCGCCGCGCGGTTCAACCCGGCCGAGTTCGACGCGGACCAGTGGGCGAAGACCTTCAAGGATTGCGGCATCCGCTACGTGGTGATCACGTCGAAGCACCACGACGGCTTTGCGCTCTTCAAGTCGCTGGTGAGCGACTACAACATCGTCGACTACACGCCGTTCAAGCGAGACATCATCAAGGAGCTCAGCGAGGCGTGCCACCGCCAGGGCCTGAAGTTCGGCGTGTACTATTCTCACGCGCAAGACTGGGACGAGCCGGACGCCCCCTTCCTGAACAATCGGGCCAAGCGGACGGACATCCACCCCGACCTGCCGGACGACTTCCGGCCCGACATCGACCGCTACATCACCCGCAAGAGCCTGCCCCAGGTAGAAGAGCTGGTGAAGAACTACGAGCTCGACCTGATCTGGTTCGACACCCCGGTAGAGATGAACCTGGAGCGGGTCAAGCGGTTCAGCGAGGTGGTCCGCAAGCACCGCCCCGACTGCCTGATCAACTCGCGCATCATCCACTCCGGGAGGGGGACGATCGAAGCGCAGTACCTGCCGTACTACGACTATGTTTCGATCGGCGACAAGGAAGTCCCCACGCGCAAGCTCCCGCTTTATGTCGAGTCCCCCGACAGCGTCAGCTCTTCGTTCGGCTACAAGACCAAGGGGGAGTGCTACTACCATTCCGAGAAGGAGATGATCGACCGCTTCGTGCACACCGTGTGCGCCGGCGGGAACGCCCTGATCAACAACGGCCCGATGGGCAACGGCAGGCTCGACCCCGAGGCCGTGCGGCTGTACGGCGCCATCGGCGACTGGCTGAAGGTGAACGGGGAGTCCATCTACGCCACCCGCCGCAACCCGCTGCCCGAGCGGCCGGCGTGGGGCGACGCTTCGGTGAACAAAGACGGCAAGACGCTCTACCTGCACGTGCTGGAATGGCCCGAGTCGGGCGCCCTCGGCGTGAGCGGCCTGCCGGGCGTTGTCACCTCGGCCAGCTTCCTGGCAGGGGGTGATGCGGCCCCCTTCTCCCAGCAGGGCGACGCCCTGACGCTGTCGCTCCCCGCGGCGCCCCTGGATCCGTACGACACGGTCATCAAGCTCTCGCTCGACACGCCCGCCGGTTCCGGTTCGGCCCGTTCCCCGGCGGCCCAGGGCGAGCGGGCCCCGTAG
- a CDS encoding FAD-dependent monooxygenase, whose protein sequence is MRPGLIVIAGGGIGGLTAAIALRQAGFCVRVLERAESLRPVGAGITLQVNAMAALAKLGLAEGVAARGQQIDFVVSHRPDGSRRTRVDLRSISTQLGAPCVSIHRCELQAELLRALGDGALATGAGVQGLEMPAAGRSRLQTTSGETIEADVVIGADGVHSVVRRSLGLNARESTRYVCWRGVAEPPAGGSGDPHSGAGWWGNGLAFGCFPLAGNRLYWYATHRADQPKRVEGCAAKRWLLDCFSGWDAQIYAMIEATPCDAIFGTPIFEMAPLAAWGRGAVTLLGDAAHPMTPSMGQGGGMAIEDAVVLARCLARAPDAVAGLRAYEAARRSRTAAMVRVSGRMTAIAHREGLSAAAARLAIPFAPQWLRTRQLRRLYRFE, encoded by the coding sequence ATGCGTCCCGGCCTGATCGTGATTGCTGGAGGGGGAATCGGCGGCCTGACCGCCGCAATCGCCCTGCGCCAGGCCGGTTTTTGCGTCCGCGTGCTTGAACGCGCGGAGTCGCTGCGGCCCGTCGGGGCCGGGATTACGCTCCAGGTGAACGCGATGGCGGCCCTGGCGAAGCTGGGGCTGGCCGAGGGGGTCGCCGCCCGCGGCCAGCAGATCGACTTTGTTGTTTCGCACAGGCCCGACGGAAGCCGGCGTACCCGCGTCGACCTCCGCTCTATCTCGACGCAACTAGGGGCGCCCTGCGTTTCAATCCACCGCTGCGAGCTTCAAGCAGAGTTGCTCCGCGCGTTGGGCGACGGGGCGCTCGCTACCGGCGCCGGTGTGCAGGGGCTGGAAATGCCCGCGGCTGGCCGGTCCCGGCTTCAAACTACCTCCGGCGAGACGATCGAGGCCGACGTCGTGATCGGCGCCGATGGCGTGCATTCTGTGGTGCGCAGGTCGCTGGGATTGAACGCGCGGGAGTCGACACGCTACGTCTGTTGGCGGGGTGTCGCGGAGCCCCCCGCCGGCGGATCCGGCGACCCCCATAGCGGCGCCGGCTGGTGGGGAAACGGCTTGGCGTTTGGCTGCTTCCCGCTGGCCGGCAACCGGCTCTACTGGTACGCCACACACCGGGCCGACCAGCCCAAGCGGGTCGAGGGCTGTGCGGCCAAGCGATGGCTGCTCGACTGCTTTTCCGGCTGGGACGCCCAGATCTACGCGATGATCGAGGCCACCCCCTGCGATGCGATCTTCGGAACGCCCATCTTTGAGATGGCGCCCCTGGCGGCCTGGGGACGGGGCGCCGTCACGCTGCTGGGGGACGCCGCCCACCCCATGACCCCCAGCATGGGCCAGGGGGGCGGCATGGCGATCGAGGACGCCGTTGTGCTGGCCCGCTGCCTCGCCCGCGCCCCGGACGCCGTAGCGGGCCTCAGGGCGTACGAGGCGGCACGCCGAAGCCGCACCGCCGCAATGGTTCGCGTCTCCGGGCGCATGACCGCCATCGCCCACCGCGAGGGCCTGAGCGCCGCCGCGGCCCGCCTGGCGATCCCCTTTGCCCCGCAGTGGCTCCGCACCCGCCAGCTCCGCCGGCTGTACCGCTTCGAGTGA
- a CDS encoding DUF7453 family protein, with the protein MQLRRDLGPPGSARLLALGLIAGVLGAAVSGDCRAQPVSYETVVLSGDPVPGAEPGVAFSDLGVLGLSLNAGGQLVFGANVSGPGVTLANDLALLSYSGGPLRLIARTGQPAPGVAPGYRFEGLDYNPVLNNAGQTAFFAGLAGGPSGSQLAHYLDTGGALQLSAQRGDPVPLAGPSAAFRSFGELLQLNDGGQIAYLALVDNSTSAPQFDQAIVLQSGAALGLVALTGDAAPGAGPGVRFGALRYDPVLNDLGQTAFLAELAGAGVDGANSFAIFSQSNGPLAMVARAGDPAPGARAGVRFGDMSNAYPELNNAGATAFLTGLTGAGVDASNGRAIYLSSGGTLELVARAGDAPSLLGPGEELGPQLGRPSLNQSGQIAFQTRLTGPGLNNTNNLAVFTAAGGDLNLVARGGDAAPVAAPGVSFAFLGEPVLNDNAQVAFLATLTGAGVNGSNDLGVFGADSQGVLRLIFREGDPFDVNPDPLIDDIRTIQNIGFYSLSNGSGGRPTSFNAAGQLAATLRFTDGTQGVFIATIRVPEPASLTLQTLAGAALLGAWRARRRRSTPGDNRPQAAESSPRGPV; encoded by the coding sequence ATGCAGTTGCGCCGTGACCTAGGCCCGCCTGGTTCTGCCCGCCTGCTCGCCCTCGGGCTGATCGCTGGCGTGCTTGGAGCCGCGGTGTCGGGCGACTGCCGGGCGCAGCCGGTCTCCTACGAGACGGTCGTCCTGTCGGGCGACCCAGTGCCGGGGGCAGAGCCGGGCGTCGCGTTTTCCGACCTGGGCGTGCTCGGCCTCTCGCTCAACGCCGGCGGGCAGCTCGTGTTTGGCGCCAATGTCTCGGGCCCCGGCGTCACTCTCGCCAACGACCTGGCGCTTCTCTCGTACTCGGGTGGGCCGCTCCGCCTGATCGCGCGCACCGGCCAGCCGGCGCCGGGCGTAGCGCCCGGGTACCGATTCGAGGGCCTCGACTACAACCCCGTGCTCAACAACGCGGGCCAGACGGCGTTCTTCGCGGGCCTGGCCGGCGGGCCCTCGGGGAGCCAGCTCGCACACTACCTAGATACCGGTGGGGCGCTGCAGCTATCGGCCCAACGGGGCGACCCCGTGCCGCTGGCGGGGCCGAGCGCCGCCTTCCGCTCGTTCGGCGAACTCTTGCAGTTGAACGACGGGGGCCAGATCGCCTACCTCGCGCTGGTCGACAACTCGACCAGCGCGCCCCAGTTCGATCAGGCGATCGTCCTGCAGTCCGGCGCAGCGCTGGGGCTGGTGGCCCTTACGGGAGACGCCGCGCCGGGGGCGGGCCCGGGGGTCCGATTCGGCGCCCTGCGCTACGACCCCGTTCTGAACGACCTGGGCCAGACCGCTTTCCTCGCCGAGCTGGCCGGCGCCGGGGTAGACGGCGCCAATTCCTTCGCGATCTTCTCGCAATCGAACGGCCCGCTGGCGATGGTGGCCCGTGCGGGCGACCCGGCGCCCGGCGCCCGCGCGGGGGTGCGGTTCGGCGATATGTCCAACGCCTACCCCGAGCTCAACAACGCCGGCGCGACCGCGTTCCTCACGGGCCTGACCGGCGCCGGCGTAGACGCATCGAACGGCCGAGCCATCTACCTGAGCAGCGGCGGGACCCTGGAGCTGGTCGCCCGGGCCGGCGACGCCCCGAGCCTTCTTGGTCCGGGAGAAGAGCTCGGTCCCCAGCTCGGGCGCCCCAGCCTGAACCAGTCGGGCCAGATCGCCTTCCAGACCCGCCTCACCGGCCCGGGCCTGAACAACACGAACAACCTAGCGGTCTTCACCGCGGCCGGCGGCGATTTGAACCTCGTAGCGCGGGGGGGCGACGCGGCCCCGGTCGCTGCGCCCGGCGTGAGCTTCGCGTTTCTGGGCGAACCGGTGCTGAACGACAACGCGCAGGTAGCGTTCCTCGCCACGCTGACCGGCGCCGGCGTGAACGGCTCGAACGACCTGGGCGTCTTCGGCGCCGACAGCCAGGGGGTCCTGCGGCTCATCTTTCGGGAGGGCGACCCGTTCGACGTGAACCCCGATCCGCTGATCGACGACATCCGCACGATCCAAAACATCGGCTTCTACTCGCTCTCAAACGGCAGCGGCGGCCGTCCCACGAGCTTCAACGCCGCCGGTCAGCTCGCCGCGACCCTCCGGTTCACGGACGGCACGCAAGGCGTGTTCATCGCTACCATCCGGGTCCCCGAGCCCGCGTCGCTGACGCTGCAAACCCTGGCCGGGGCGGCGCTGCTAGGGGCCTGGCGTGCCCGGCGACGCAGAAGCACGCCGGGCGACAACCGCCCACAAGCGGCAGAAAGCAGCCCCCGCGGGCCGGTTTAG
- the bshB1 gene encoding bacillithiol biosynthesis deacetylase BshB1: MLDPRPSTLDALIIAPHPDDAELGMGGAIVKMIAQGLRVGVLDLTSGEPTPHGSLEVRAAETAAATKALGLEWRENLGLPNRSLEATLENRAKLAEVFRRTRPRWLFAPYWEDAHPDHTAATKLVEDARFWSKLTKTDMAGEPHHPERIYSYYCVHLKMAPQPAFVLDISAQWQQKAAAIACYQSQFVTGRPTDPPTILDRLRDEAAYWGKTIGKAYGEPFASREPLGLSGFGELV; this comes from the coding sequence ATGCTCGACCCTCGGCCCTCGACGCTCGACGCCCTGATCATCGCCCCGCACCCGGACGACGCCGAGCTTGGCATGGGGGGCGCCATCGTCAAGATGATCGCCCAGGGCCTGCGGGTGGGGGTGCTCGACCTCACCAGCGGCGAGCCTACGCCGCACGGGTCGCTCGAGGTCCGCGCGGCCGAGACCGCGGCCGCGACGAAGGCGCTGGGCTTGGAGTGGCGCGAGAACCTGGGGCTGCCCAACCGCTCGCTGGAGGCGACGCTGGAGAACCGGGCTAAGCTGGCCGAGGTGTTCCGCCGCACGCGGCCGCGGTGGCTGTTCGCCCCCTACTGGGAAGACGCCCACCCGGACCACACCGCGGCGACCAAGCTGGTAGAGGACGCGCGGTTCTGGTCGAAGCTCACCAAGACCGACATGGCGGGCGAGCCGCACCACCCCGAGCGGATCTACAGCTACTACTGCGTGCACCTAAAGATGGCGCCGCAGCCGGCGTTTGTGCTGGATATTTCTGCCCAGTGGCAGCAGAAGGCGGCGGCGATCGCCTGCTACCAAAGCCAGTTCGTCACCGGCCGGCCGACCGATCCGCCGACGATTTTAGACCGCCTCCGCGACGAGGCGGCCTACTGGGGGAAGACCATCGGCAAGGCGTACGGCGAACCCTTCGCGAGCCGCGAGCCGCTGGGGCTCAGTGGGTTTGGGGAGCTGGTGTGA
- the aroH gene encoding chorismate mutase produces MLCRGVRGATTVEENSREEILLATRQMLALVIRQNNIDKHDIASAIFTVTKDLDAEFPALAARQLGWLDVPLLCAYEVCVPGSLPLCIRVLVHWNTDKPQSEIRHVYAREAKRLRPDLTKLPPVDWAELESWIEEQMRANT; encoded by the coding sequence ATGCTTTGCCGCGGCGTCCGTGGGGCGACTACCGTTGAAGAGAACTCCCGCGAGGAAATCCTGCTCGCCACACGGCAGATGCTCGCGTTGGTGATCCGCCAGAACAACATCGACAAGCACGACATCGCCAGCGCCATCTTCACCGTCACCAAGGACCTCGACGCCGAGTTCCCCGCGCTGGCGGCCCGGCAGCTCGGCTGGCTCGACGTGCCGCTGCTGTGCGCGTACGAGGTGTGCGTCCCCGGCTCGCTGCCGCTGTGCATCCGCGTGCTGGTGCACTGGAACACGGACAAACCTCAGTCCGAAATCCGCCACGTCTACGCCCGCGAGGCCAAACGCCTGCGGCCCGACCTGACGAAGCTCCCCCCGGTCGACTGGGCCGAGCTCGAGTCGTGGATCGAAGAGCAGATGCGGGCCAATACGTAA